One Acidobacteriota bacterium DNA segment encodes these proteins:
- a CDS encoding Uma2 family endonuclease, whose amino-acid sequence MAENDAQRSAIMYGIGALARHFKSRQDVYVSGDLLIYYREGNPRLSVAPDVFVVFGVDKRERPNYKLWEEGRAPAFVLEVASPSTWRDDLGRKRSLYARLGVREYWQYDPAGAHLPARLQGERLTPAGYVRQPAATARDGTLTLRSRTLGLELRAAPGREMRFRDPATGCDLLSHDEEAEARRTEVEARRAEAEARRAAETRAAAAEARATAAEARVTELERRLRGRYREISRSEPDRR is encoded by the coding sequence ATGGCGGAGAACGACGCCCAGCGCAGCGCCATCATGTACGGGATCGGCGCACTGGCCCGCCACTTCAAGAGCCGGCAGGACGTGTACGTCTCCGGGGATCTGCTTATCTACTACCGGGAGGGGAACCCGCGGTTGTCGGTCGCCCCCGACGTCTTCGTGGTGTTCGGTGTGGACAAACGCGAGCGGCCCAACTACAAGCTGTGGGAAGAGGGCCGGGCGCCGGCCTTCGTGCTGGAGGTGGCCTCGCCGAGCACGTGGCGGGATGATCTCGGCCGGAAGCGGTCCCTGTATGCGCGCCTCGGCGTGCGCGAGTACTGGCAGTACGACCCGGCGGGAGCGCATCTGCCGGCGCGCCTGCAAGGGGAGCGGCTGACGCCGGCGGGTTACGTGCGTCAACCGGCGGCGACGGCGCGGGACGGCACGCTGACGCTGCGGAGCCGAACCCTCGGCCTGGAGTTGCGGGCGGCCCCGGGGCGGGAAATGCGCTTCCGGGACCCCGCAACCGGCTGCGATCTGCTCAGCCACGACGAGGAAGCCGAAGCGCGCCGAACGGAAGTCGAGGCGCGCCGGGCGGAAGCCGAGGCGCGCCGGGCGGCCGAGACCCGCGCAGCCGCCGCGGAGGCCCGTGCCACGGCCGCCGAAGCAAGGGTGACCGAACTCGAGAGGCGGCTCCGCGGGCGGTATCGCGAGATTTCTCGATCGGAGCCCGATCGCCGGTGA
- a CDS encoding sulfatase-like hydrolase/transferase translates to MKKTRLVPGIVLTCLAALLAALSPLRAEDRPNFILLMGDDHGWEETGYNGHAHLQTPVLDRMAASGLRMDRFYAAHPSCSPTRGSVLTGRHPVRYGTFAPNWSMRPEEITVAHVLREAGYATGHFGKWHVGTVKAGSPLNPGAMGFDEWLSHDNFFELHPTLSRNGGPPERFEGESSAIVVDETIRFIEKSRDSGKPFLAVVWFGSPHEPYSGLPEDLALYDELPAQYADRMVPLTSNETGLQIERPLGDVLRERYAEITAMDRAIGTLRDYLDGAGLRENTLLWYNGDNGTPRSGLAETPLRGLKGTMYEGGIRVPGIIEWPARIPAPRTTDVAAVTSDMLPTLAALAGQPVPNRPLDGIDLEPLIDGRMTARPAPIFFWSFDTGVLAGRDHDPWIDPALQVGTTPLVKLMNGIATRNFENFRYPAVDAQDFGGARVMLHDDYKLVVDGSRGSGAELFDLRGDRAESRDLAAVETDVLQDLRQRLRAWQESVLQSLTGADYR, encoded by the coding sequence ATGAAGAAGACAAGACTGGTGCCCGGTATCGTCCTGACCTGCCTCGCCGCGCTGCTCGCGGCCCTGTCGCCGTTGCGCGCCGAGGACCGGCCGAACTTCATCCTGCTGATGGGCGACGACCACGGCTGGGAAGAGACCGGCTACAACGGGCACGCCCACCTGCAGACGCCGGTGCTCGACAGGATGGCCGCCTCCGGCCTGCGCATGGACCGCTTCTACGCGGCGCACCCGTCCTGCTCGCCCACCCGCGGCAGCGTGCTGACGGGGCGGCATCCGGTGCGCTACGGCACGTTCGCGCCCAACTGGTCGATGCGTCCGGAGGAGATCACCGTCGCCCACGTGCTGCGCGAGGCCGGCTACGCGACCGGCCACTTCGGCAAGTGGCACGTCGGCACCGTGAAGGCCGGCTCGCCGCTCAATCCCGGTGCGATGGGCTTCGACGAGTGGCTGTCGCACGACAACTTCTTCGAGCTGCACCCGACCCTGTCGCGCAACGGCGGCCCGCCCGAGCGTTTCGAGGGGGAGAGCTCGGCGATCGTCGTCGACGAGACCATCCGCTTCATCGAGAAGTCGCGGGATTCCGGCAAGCCGTTCCTGGCCGTCGTCTGGTTCGGATCGCCCCACGAGCCCTACAGCGGGCTGCCGGAGGACCTGGCCCTCTACGACGAGCTGCCGGCGCAGTACGCGGACCGGATGGTGCCGCTGACCTCGAACGAGACCGGTCTGCAGATCGAGCGGCCGCTGGGCGACGTCCTGCGCGAGCGCTACGCCGAGATCACCGCCATGGACCGTGCCATAGGCACGCTGCGCGACTACCTGGACGGGGCGGGGCTGCGCGAGAACACCCTGCTCTGGTACAACGGCGATAACGGGACGCCCCGCAGCGGATTGGCGGAAACACCCCTGCGCGGCCTGAAGGGGACGATGTACGAGGGCGGGATCCGCGTGCCCGGCATCATCGAATGGCCCGCGCGCATTCCGGCGCCGCGCACCACCGATGTGGCCGCGGTCACCAGCGACATGCTCCCCACCCTGGCCGCCCTTGCCGGCCAGCCGGTCCCGAACCGGCCCCTGGACGGGATCGATCTGGAGCCGCTCATCGACGGCCGGATGACTGCACGCCCGGCGCCCATCTTCTTCTGGAGCTTCGACACCGGCGTCCTGGCGGGCCGCGACCACGATCCCTGGATCGATCCGGCCCTGCAGGTGGGCACGACGCCCCTGGTCAAGCTGATGAACGGCATCGCGACCCGCAACTTCGAGAACTTCCGCTATCCGGCCGTCGACGCGCAGGACTTCGGCGGGGCGCGCGTGATGCTGCACGACGACTACAAGCTGGTCGTCGACGGCTCCCGCGGGTCGGGGGCCGAGCTGTTCGACCTGCGCGGCGACAGGGCGGAGAGCCGCGACCTGGCCGCGGTCGAGACCGACGTGCTGCAGGACCTGCGGCAACGGCTGCGGGCGTGGCAGGAATCGGTGCTGCAGAGCCTGACCGGCGCGGACTATCGGTAG